In the Nerophis ophidion isolate RoL-2023_Sa linkage group LG01, RoL_Noph_v1.0, whole genome shotgun sequence genome, one interval contains:
- the ercc6l gene encoding DNA excision repair protein ERCC-6-like: MDEGHLNGDVEAIEKKMDKCLSINEGDTMEVYHRYIQKGKDVARQGDMNKALELFKIAESIQHSEKLQKRIEKIEELLAQNNSGEEDDDEFVDVNNSGLKLYKDLYLKLYDYQRDGVAFLYSLYRDERKGGILADDMGLGKTIQVISFLSGMYDCELVKHTLLVMPTSLIRNWTKEFTKWTPGIRVKEFHGAKLERTKNLEKVQRSKGVIITTYTMLMNNWQQLSTYEGNEFKWDYVILDEAHKIKTTTTKTAKSVSAVPSKNRVLLTGTPVQNNLREMWSLFHFACSGTLLGTAKTFKMQYENPITRAREKDATPGEMALGSSMSANLMTIIKPYFLRRTKAEVQNRKNEDSGQNKCQGKKQLEDPKVSGAIMPALTRKNDLIVWTYLSRVQEDIYWKFISLDHIKELLMTTRSPLAELTLLKKLCDHPRLLSARAITNLGLKDSPAKKQQSDDTEMGSIINVPDKTLISESGKLVFLFALLEHLREEGHRTLVFAHYRMVLDIIERILKNRGYKVLRLDGTITQVTERERLITLFQTNQTYSVFLLTTQVGGVGITLTAADRVVIFDPSWNPATDAQAVDRAYRIGQTENVVIYRLITCGTVEEKIYRRQVFKDSLIRQNTGDKKNPFRYFSKQELKELFTLEDTRASSTQQLLQSLHSKHRHTDTQLDHHIARLHTMEMFGISDHDLMFSLNVDHDEAPKNKKEQNYIEGRVQKAHELVKAESDLQMQFATNVESSTEPANKERLPENKPGKPRANSVSSPRRPADLDKSGSSKNGGTKSSTIDLTVSDSESGEKTLNLLEQSSLKQKSLSTEDMFGSLSLKEQESFGAADPGDVKAGGTDEKFSQEVEKSPSMLMEDNEDCNLDESQVKSFQKKRLSVFQSSSTSLKVDSWSRTSVGSEMVDDNFNLQLEESDVSYRSIMEDEERKLLSQLQTEGAFDVDKSLTEGQQSAKSQVSEMDESIIIYSKKKRAAVLSDSEEEVEGDDRPQLTMGSVNKSLQMLGSSTPKSGTPSSTLSKSRKSVGGNTSVASRRSLLNSIIKDVDKQDEDNRDELSGRYSDEAEEEEEDYVTSQEDLSLDQTTGETLNTEEERGDLEESTSELELSSFERMEQCTTDAAAGSALKSSSDPENMYGSQGTRGHQFFRNGKLN, from the coding sequence ATACATTCAAAAAGGTAAAGACGTGGCCAGACAAGGAGACATGAACAAAGCTCTGGAGCTCTTCAAGATAGCCGAAAGCATTCAACACAGTGAAAAGCTGCAGAAGAGAATTGAGAAAATCGAGGAACTTTTGGCCCAGAACAACTCGGGGGAGGAAGATGATGACGAGTTTGTGGATGTGAACAACAGCGGTCTAAAGCTCTATAAAGATCTCTACCTGAAGCTTTATGACTACCAGCGGGACGGTGTGGCCTTCCTGTACAGCCTCTATAGAGACGAGCGGAAAGGTGGAATTCTGGCAGACGACATGGGCCTGGGCAAGACCATCCAGGTCATCTCGTTCCTGTCAGGAATGTACGACTGTGAGCTGGTGAAACACACTCTGCTGGTCATGCCCACGTCACTCATCAGAAACTGGACCAAGGAGTTTACTAAATGGACTCCTGGCATAAGGGTCAAAGAGTTTCACGGCGCCAAGCTGGAGCGCACCAAGAATCTGGAGAAGGTCCAAAGGAGTAAAGGTGTTATCATCACCACATACACCATGCTGATGAACAACTGGCAGCAGCTGTCCACCTACGAGGGGAACGAGTTCAAGTGGGACTATGTGATCTTGGACGAGGCACACAAGATTAAGACCACCACAACCAAAACAGCCAAGAGCGTCTCGGCCGTTCCATCCAAAAACCGAGTTCTGCTTACCGGCACTCCTGTCCAGAACAACCTCCGAGAGATGTGGTCCCTCTTTCATTTTGCCTGTTCGGGAACTCTACTTGGCACGGCCAAAACCTTCAAAATGCAGTACGAGAACCCCATTACTCGAGCACGGGAGAAGGACGCCACACCGGGTGAAATGGCGCTGGGCTCCAGTATGTCTGCCAACCTCATGACTATCATCAAACCCTACTTCCTTCGTAGGACAAAGGCTGAAGTGCAGAATAGGAAAAACGAAGATTCAGGCCAAAACAAATGTCAAGGGAAGAAGCAGTTGGAGGACCCGAAGGTCTCTGGTGCCATCATGCCCGCACTGACAAGGAAGAACGACTTGATTGTTTGGACGTACCTCAGTCGCGTGCAGGAAGACATCTACTGGAAGTTCATTTCCCTGGATCACATCAAGGAGCTGCTCATGACAACTAGGTCACCCCTAGCCGAGCTGACCCTCCTGAAAAAGCTGTGCGACCACCCAAGGCTGCTCTCCGCTCGAGCGATCACCAATTTAGGTCTGAAAGACAGCCCAGCTAAAAAGCAGCAGAGCGATGACACGGAGATGGGCAGTATCATCAACGTTCCGGACAAAACTCTGATATCCGAATCCGGCAAACTGGTATTTCTGTTTGCTCTCCTTGAACATCTCAGAGAGGAAGGTCATCGCACGCTGGTCTTTGCTCACTACAGGATGGTACTGGATATCATCGAGCGCATCCTCAAGAACCGAGGCTACAAAGTCCTGAGGCTTGACGGAACAATCACTCAGGTGACGGAAAGGGAGCGCCTCATTACCCTCTTCCAGACGAACCAAACATATTCCGTCTTCCTTCTCACCACTCAGGTGGGTGGAGTTGGCATCACCTTGACGGCAGCAGACCGAGTCGTCATCTTCGATCCTAGCTGGAACCCAGCGACAGACGCCCAGGCAGTGGACAGGGCGTATCGCATTGGTCAGACGGAGAACGTTGTCATTTACAGGCTGATCACGTGCGGCACAGTAGAAGAGAAGATCTACAGACGACAGGTCTTCAAAGATTCACTCATCAGGCAGAACACGGGAGACAAGAAGAACCCTTTTCGGTACTTCAGCAAGCAAGAGTTGAAGGAGCTCTTCACTCTGGAGGACACGCGGGCGTCGTCCACACAGCAGTTGCTTCAGTCCTTGCAttccaaacacagacacacagacacacaactgGACCACCACATCGCCCGCCTCCACACCATGGAGATGTTTGGGATCTCTGATCACGACCTCATGTTTTCCCTCAATGTCGACCACGATGAGGCCCCGAAGAACAAAAAGGAGCAAAACTACATTGAAGGTCGTGTCCAGAAAGCTCATGAGCTCGTGAAGGCGGAATCGGACCTGCAGATGCAGTTTGCAACCAATGTAGAATCCAGCACAGAGCCGGCGAACAAAGAACGTTTGCCTGAAAACAAACCGGGAAAACCGAGGGCAAATTCTGTCAGCTCGCCACGCCGGCCAGCAGATTTGGACAAATCCGGTTCCAGCAAAAATGGTGGCACTAAGAGCAGCACAATTGATCTCACTGTTAGTGATAGCGAGTCTGGCGAAAAAACATTAAACCTTTTAGAACAGTCTTCGCTGAAGCAGAAGTCTCTCTCTACTGAGGACATGTTTGGGTCTTTGTCTCTGAAGGAGCAGGAGTCTTTTGGGGCAGCGGACCCAGGAGATGTAAAAGCTGGTGGAACTGATGAAAAATTTAGTCAGGAAGTTGAGAAAAGTCCTTCCATGCTCATGGAAGATAATGAAGATTGTAACCTGGACGAGAGTCAAGTGAAGTCTTTCCAGAAGAAAAGACTCTCGGTCTTTCAGTCATCCAGTACCAGCTTAAAAGTAGACTCGTGGTCCCGCACTAGTGTCGGCTCAGAGATGGTGGATGACAACTTCAACTTGCAGCTGGAGGAGAGTGACGTCTCCTACCGCAGCATCATGGAGGACGAAGAGAGAAAGctgctatctcagctgcagacCGAGGGCGCCTTTGACGTGGATAAGTCACTCACAGAGGGCCAACAAAGCGCCAAGTCCCAAGTCTCCGAAATGGACGAATCCATCATCATATACTCCAAGAAGAAGAGAGCTGCTGTCCTCTCTGACAGTGAAGAAGAGGTTGAGGGTGACGACAGGCCCCAGTTGACCATGGGTTCGGTTAATAAGTCTCTCCAGATGCTAGGATCCTCCACGCCCAAATCTGGGACACCCAGTTCCACCCTCAGCAAGTCCAGAAAGAGTGTTGGAGGAAACACCTCTGTGGCGTCACGCCGCTCCCTCCTCAATTCTATCATCAAAGACGTGGACAAGCAGGATGAAGACAACCGTGACGAGCTTTCAGGGAGGTACTCTGAcgaggcggaggaggaggaggaggactatGTAACCAGCCAGGAGGATCTCAGCCTGGACCAAACAACAGGAGAGACTTTGAACACAGAAGAAGAGAGGGGAGACCTGGAAGAGTCCACCAGTGAGTTGGAGCTGTCGTCCTTTGAGAGGATGGAGCAGTGTACCACTGACGCAGCGGCAGGCAGTGCCTTAAAGTCCTCGTCTGACCCAGAAAACATGTACGGGTCGCAGGGGACTCGAGGCCACCAGTTTTTCAGGAATGGCAAACTGAACTAA